In the genome of Thunnus albacares chromosome 16, fThuAlb1.1, whole genome shotgun sequence, the window ACTAGTAAGAGGAAGTAGATGCTGTATCTCTCTTTTAAAGAAGCACTAGTTGAAAACTTCGACCGTTCAGTGCATCAGAACAACGAGATGGATGAATTCAGATGgattaaaatatctttatttctgATTCTGGTGCTTCAGTTTAGAGGTAAGGATAAATATTATACTTCAGTTACTACCCTCTTGTATttaacacatatatacatatctATTAATGTCTTGTATTTAAACTTATCCTCACATTAACTTTGAGGATAACAGTCATGTCcttatttcagttaattttttatatttctctctcatcttctcaACAGCAGTAACAGGACAAGATTCttacatcactgtcagagatggagatgaagtcactttgccttgtaaaaatgtgataaatgatcAGGACAAATGTGACCACACTACCTGGACATACAGTAGAGAAGAAAACTCACCAGTAGTAGAGCTGATTAGACTTGGGCAGATTGGTGAAGCAGCCAAagctaaatcagacagactgagtgttacagcggactgttctctggttataaagaaGGTCACAGTTGATGATTTTGGTCGTTACAGCTGCATACAGTACGACAGATCAGGACAACAACAAGGTCAAGATGCTAAagtttatctgtctgttattaacagtgagtatttacatcattttttcaagttttcagctcaaactgtcttCTTAGAACAATgtactgaaacattacaatgaTTATGATTACAGTCAGTTTTactcttgttgtctttttctcacAATATCTCCGCAGTTAATGAATATAAGGATGATGATAAGGTGACATTAACCTGCTCTGTGTTGAAATATGAATACTGTCAAGACATAGTGGAGTGGCTGTATGAGGGTAATAAGGATGATTTCACAAACCTGGAGAAAGGTGCCTGCAGAGCCACTGTGACATTTACAGCTTCTAATCTTAATCAGACGTCACATTATTCTGAGTTATTTAAGTGTAAAGTGACTGAACATAACGGCGGGACACTGCTGTTTGACTTCACCCCTCAGTCCTCATCTGAGAAACACGGtaagtttgtttatttggtgGATTTAAAGTTACTGTAGATGAGGCTGTATCCTTAGTCGTATTCCTCCAAcctaacaacaaaaacaatttctGTTAATctttatatttctctctcatcttctcaACAGGACAAGATTCttacatcactgtcagagatggagatgaagttactttgtcttgtgaaaatgtgatgactAATCAGGATAAATGTGACAGTACTACCTGGCTCTTTGTTGGTTCAggaagcacagcagcagtagagCTGATTGAACTTGGGCGGATTGGTGAAGAAGCCAAagctaaatcagacagactgagttTTACAGCgaactgttctctggttataaagaTAGTCACAGTCGAGGATGTTGGTGATTACACCTGCAGACAGTACAAATCAGGACAACAACAAGGTCAATACTTTCGGGTTGATCTGTCTGTTGTTgccagtgagtatttacatcataatgttttcagttctgtcttgttagaacaatatactgaaacattacaataattatgattacagtgatgaagttaatctgactcttgttgtctttctctcacaatatctccatcttcaccagtGACTGAACATAGGGACACCAGTACGATCATCTTGTACTGCTCTTTGTTGACATATGGAGAGTGCCGACACACAGTCAAGTGGCTGTATGACGGTCAGGATGTGGATAAACAATATGTAAGAACATCACAGTCTCACTGTTTCGCCGCTGTGACATTTAAGACGTTGCATCACAAGTCCAACTATTATGAGTTATTCAAGTGTAAAGTGACAGACAAAAGCAGAGGAGAAGTGCAGCAGTTTACCTACAGCCCTCCATCATCAGGTGAGTGTATGATGAGCTGTAAAATCATTTCATCCTCATGTCAAAAACATAGAactacatttgtttatttgatggatttttaaagttttcagaTGACATCATTCTTTCTCATTTAGTTACTACAGATTGTAAACGTGAGGTATTTTCTCATGTTACAGTTTGTTgacagctgcagacagctgACAGCTAGATTTACTAGAATTGGGCAAGACTGAAGATGCATGTTTAAAGCACTACATGTCAGCAAGCAGTGTTTGCAGATTCAGATCCTTGTTGTGTAATTCTTCTGGtcttaaagtggctataatctaTGTTTTTACAGTAACCATGTTTAagctgacagtgtgtaatgtgttggttgtgactcgtagtgatgaacctacagaaaattatcagtgactctgcagctcccctcggctttacagagctttatagtgagtttcagctcattgtttagctttCCGgatgcaactttactgttttggttcactctcagtgctctcatagcattgttcagcagcagcaggcagttgtTTTCATAGAAAAAGCTCttctttgaagccaatttgacatagtggccagACTGTGTAATTACAGCTTCTGGGTCCAACAGGCGCCCAAAAAGAATTTTTCCCCACATAAAATtggcacaaaaagtaaggaaatttgtgtttggtagattattttttgttgtaacGAAAAAACTCAGTTAATACAGGTTTAATATACAGATCACAACAAGagatatttgctgttttttttggattatatatataaagtaaacTTTTCATCAGttcaaatttcaaaatgaaaaaaaaatacaaacatttcaacaacagtGTAAATACTTTATATCTAAGCATGAATTGCTTGATATATAGGGATGATCCTGATGATCAAATGAAACTTACAAATTCTGATTCATTTATGTTATGTTACTCTTTTATTtccacagcaaacacaaacatgctccttaaaatgttttaaatttgccAAAAACTGTTGAATATATattggaaaggaaaaaaaaggtttctgcTCTTTTCTTCTAAAACTAAAACTCTTCACTGACACATTTCTATATTCCACAGTTCGTACAGATTGTTCTGCTCTGAGCTACATAATGTTGGTGATGCGTGTGGCTGaactcctcctcatcatcactgtgATTACTGTTCTATTCTTTAGAGCTCGAGGTGAGAAAATGTACACACAAGTTTATTAAGTctgattaaaacaaactgtaagtTTAGAACTGAAATGTTACTCTGTGATTTGTTTTGCAGGGAACCAGAGACCACCTGATGACAACATTGTGagttgatgtgtaaaatcaattaataaagtCCATGTTACTGTAATGCAGGACTGTGAATGtctcactgtttgtgtttgtgcaggttttAAACTCAGGAAGAAGCCGAACAGTGAAGCGTTTTGGTCCAGCAGCCAGTCAGGTAAATATCTGATCAGACAGTAACTGATGGTGCGTTCAGGGTCTGCTGAGTctgtcaaatgtaaaaactggAAAATCTGGTTGTGTGGGTGATATAACTAAATGTAAGGGACTGCTGAGCATCCCAGTTCAACATTTATTTGTTCCATTTTTACTCTGAATCTcatgtgtgatgtgttgtttttctgtttttcacagGTCCGttatgatgaagatgaagatgatgttaCGGTGAAATATGAAAACTTTTGAGACCATTCAGCTTCTGTCAGACtccacagctgaaaacaaacagcttcCACATTAAGATCAACTAATATATAGAATATAGAATCATAACATCATTTTGAGTGTTTTCTTAGTTACTTAAAATTGCCTCCAGTTTAACAATTTATAATCTATTTAAGATTTTACTCATTGATTTGTGTACacaagaaataaatatatttttatttatagcaTTATTGTAAACATGTGAGTAGTCCAGTGTATTTTTGTAAACTTTGTAGTGTGACTGAATGAGCTTTCAGCCTCAACAGAGTCTCTTTATCATAACTGAGAATTATATAATCTGGAAATATAAACTGCTTGATAATCACCTAAACTATGCTGTATTTTGTAAAACAGTATCATGGCTTCACTGTAAAAGGTGGAAATTCTTtgcaataaatgtttatataaactttagaaaaaaaagtcttctcTTGGATTCTTTCTTAAGCCCACATTGTTGTAATTTTGAAAGAAAGCAAGTTgtgatgatgttttgtttttgggttGCTGGATATCTCATCCAGGTCtctggaaattacatttgtaCTGAGAATTACCtctaaaaatgcaaatactatCACTGTGCAGAAGAATGAGAGCCGATTTCAAAAGAATTATATGAACAGAGCTTGTGGTTATAGATGAGAAGTACTTTCACACCGAGACACCACAATGTAAAGGGAGAGCGTTGTGGTTGCGGTTGGTGGGTTAAGAGAGAAGTTGAACTGTGACTGAGGGAGGAGTTTGATCTGTCCAGTCAGAGGAGCAGATTTTCTCCACATCATCCAGCAGGCTGAGaactaaaaaaacacatcagaggcTTTTATCTCCACACTGAACTACACCTGACTCTTTGGCTGTTTCAATATCTATAAGATATGTAGAGAGATGAGAATAGGAGGCTGTGTCTACGTAAATTCTTCAACTGAAAGAAGGGAAAAACATTCCAGTCACTATAAGGAAGTGACACTAGTAAGAGGAAGTAGATGCTGGGTCTCTCTTTTAAAGAAACACTAGTTCAGCAACTTTGATCGTTCAGTGCGTCAGAACAACGAGATGGATGAATTCAGATGgattaaaatatctttatttctgATTCTGGTGCTTCAGTTTAGAGGTAAGGATACATATTATACTTTAGTTACTACCCTCTTGTATTTAACACAGAGAGTTTAGTGgataatacatatttattaatGTCTCATGTTTAAATTTATCCTCACATTAACTTTGAGGATAACAGTCATGTCCTTATTTAGgttaatttttcatatttctctctcatcttctcaACAGCAGTAACAGGACAAGATTCttacatcactgtcagagatggagatgaagtcactttgccttgtaaaaatgtgataaatgatcAGGACAAATGTGACGGCACTACCTGGATGTACGGTAGAAAAGAAAACTCAACAGTAGTAGAGCTGATTAGACTTGGGCAGATTGGTAGATATTccagagacagactgagtgttacagcggactgttctctggttataaagaaGGTCACACTAGATGATTTTGGTCGTTACAGCTGCAGACAGTACGACAGATCAGGACAACCACAAGGTCAAGATGCTATagtttatctgtctgttattaacagtgagtatttacatcattctttcatgttttcagctcaaactgtcttgttagaacaatatactgaaactTTACAATGATTATAATTACAGTTATGAAGTTAATTTTactcttgttgtctttttctcacAATATCTCCACAGTTAATGAACAAAGGGATGATGATAAGGTGACATTAACCTGCTCTGTGTTGAAATATGAATACTGTCAAGACACAGTGGAGTGGCTGTATGACGGTAACAGGGAGGATTTCACAAACCTGGGGAAAAGTTCTTGCGGAGCCGCTGTGACATTTACAGCTTCTAATCTTGATCAGACGTCACATTATTCTGAGTTATTTAAGTGTAAAGTGACTGAACGTAATGGCGGGACACTGCTGTTTAACTTCACCCCTCAGTCCTCATCTGAGAAACACggtaagttttttttatatgatgGATTTGAAGTTATAAGATGACATCATTGTTGCTCAATTACTGCAGATGGTATAAAATGAgatattttctcatcttttttgtgttttcttatttaattcCATGTTCAGCTATATCAACAGGAAACATGGGAGGGACAAGGGAGGAAAACAAAACGTCTGCACACAATGATGATCCAACAAAACTACCTGGTAGAGACTTAATGAgatattttatcatcttttgttgtgttttgttatttaatgtCATATTCAGCTAAATCACCTAAATCTTGTACTCAGAATATAAAAGTTAAACCCTAAAATGTTCAGGGATGAAATTAGTTTTCCATATGAGTCCAAAGAGCATTTGTTTTTCAAGTGTTTGTTCCCAAGAGCCTTATAAAGCTAACTCAGTCATTACAGAGTAAAACCTCCAGAGTTCTGCTGACGTTGAACCCACATTCACCCCAAAACACTTCCCTCTTAGTTCTTAGAAAAATATATTGAGCTACAATGAGGAACCAACAATTctcaaaacactaaaatgtcgACATCACCATGAAGTTTTCAGCTGTATCTTGTCGCCTTAACTGCTGCATAACTGCATTTACAACTCAATGTCCTCAGTCGTCCTCCTCCAACCTAACAACCAAACCAATCACTGTTAATCTTTATACTTTTCTACTTTAtacaaatgaatgataatgttgctccataactgctggatgtggaaatgagcaactgtttgctaacaagttcactgttcatgtcagtgttgtgttcatttcttgtttctgtTGCCCTCAAGTAGCCAAAAAACTCAGTTAATACATGTTTAACATACATGTTACAGATCACAACAAGAGATATTTCCTGTGTTTATTGGATTAcatacaaattaaacatttacaaaataattttCATCAGTTCAAATTTCATAAAggaaaaaatccaaacatttcaacaacagaGTGAATACTGTACATCTAAGCACGAATTTCATCCTGATGAGCGAATGAAACTTGCAaattctgatttatttatgttatatgACACATATGCAACTTGTTCAACTCTTTTATTtccacagcaaacacaaacatgctccttaaaatgttttaaatttgccAAAAACTGTTGAATGTATattggaaaggaaaaaaaaggtttctacTCTTTTCTTCTAAAACTAAAACTCTTCAGTGACACATTTCTATATTCCACAGTTTGTACAGATTGTTCTGCTCTGAGCTACATAATGTTGGTGATGCGTGTGGCCGAACTCCTCCTCATCACTGTGATTACTGTTCTTCTCTTCAGAGCTCGAGGTGAGAAAATTCAGACCAATATTTGTTAAGTCTAAAACAAACTGTAAGTTTAGAACTGAAATGTTactctgtcatttattttccagGGAACCAGAGACCACCTGATGACAACATTGTGAGTTGAAAATAACAACTGAACTGatgtataaaaagacaaatgtgtaCATTAAGAGACTGTAAGTCAGTGCAGGACTGTGAATGtctcactgtttgtgtttgtgcaggatTTAAACTCAGTAAGAAGCCGAACAGCGAAGCGTTCTGGTCCAACAGCCAGTCAGGTAAATATCTGATGGTGCGTTCAGGTTCTGCTGACTCCACTGTGACCTGTGTTCACTTTTAAAACTTCAACAGTCAGCTGGGAGGAAAATCTGGGAGTTCGGGGCTCTTCTGGGGAGGAAcaacttcatttatttgtatatgttAGATTATCTGTGATTGTGTTGaatgtgcagcagcagaaacataaaGGTCAAAGAAGTAGGGTTGTGATTTGTGAgttttcagtgtgagtgtgtcagagtgggtttctttgtgttgtttttcacaggagcagaatgatgaagatgatggtgCGGTGAAGTATGAAAACTTTGGAGAACCTTCTACTTCTGTCAGACTCCACTGATCAACGACTTCCACACCAACATCAACTCACCAGAGAAATGACTCCCTTGCTGTTATATCATTAATATGGTCTCAGTTTTACATGAGTAGTTGAATTCTTTACATAAAGAAAGAATCATAAGATCACTTTGagatttgtatgttttgtgtgctgagaaatttttatttttagtctgACTTGGACAACAATATTCAAATCTGGATTTTATCTCTTGTTAAGAAGCTGTGAGttttattaaatgtcttttcctgCATTATTTCTCAAGCTTTTCTTGCTActtttgttgctgctttttaagctgcagcagcttcagatcagtttcatgtttaaatttACAGAAGAATTAATTTTAACTTTCATTTATCATTGTTAACATGTTTGTCAGGAAGCCAACATGTGTTTGGTTTGAATGAGCTTTGAGTCTTACTGCAGTCAGTAACACTCTTCTCTTTATTATAtctaataataatgtaatttgcaaataaagaaatgtttaacAGTTAATTCTACACTGTGTTGTGTAATTATTTCATGTACTAACAGTGTTCTGactgtcacatcttgcctggactttgtttttctggactttttgtgttCACTTCTGTTGTCAGTCCCTCTGGTCATATGGTTTTGTTTATGAAttgggtggtgggtttagaGGACTGCATTATTAgttagtttgttgggttgtgtacTTGGGTTTGTGTTCGTGATTAGTCTTGGATGGGTTAGTGTTGGTGGcgttgagtttgttttctgggttttggttttctgttgctctgtttccctcgtgtgttcatgtactcctccacacctgctctgcatttggactcgttagccctgccctgttttccccacacctgccctgtgttagcctcatcagccctgctctgctccctgtgtttcctcagccaatcagctccctgtatgttcattcccctctcctgaattctccacccatctccccacctgcacctcatctcctcattagttaagtttctttttaagtcctggttttctgttcagtctttcttggatcatttgttctgttttgctttgttcTGTTCGTTCTGTCTTGCCCTGTTCTGTCTTGACCACCACAAGATTAAAGAAGGATTTTGTCTACCCTGCAATCTCTGCATGCTGGTGTCTGCATTTGCATCCATTCCTGCTACTCATCCTGGCACTGACTGATAATGAAAGGTGGATATTCTCAGCTTTAGACGTCCTGCTTCTACTCAGACTACAACTTCCCTTATCTGTCTGTTCTTTCACCTCTAAATCTTCCCTCTATTCACACTTGGATCTAAAATGCGTCTAAATACAAATGCATTGTGATCATAGGCTGCATATAAAGACGGAcagagccagtttgaagcctcAAGGTGTGGTAGTTACTGCTTGATTGTGATGAGTGTTAACACAAATGACCAAAGTCACCTCTGCAGTGTGCATATAGCATGAAAAACcttcatattaaatgttaagCTGcctgaactgaagctcaactaAGTATAAACAAGTTAACTCAGCATCAGTATGTATTAACGTGCACTGCTGGAGTCTCAGAGACCTCAAACCTTCCAGAGATTAAAGTAGATTTCAGCAGAAAattcctctttgtcttttcataAAGTGTTGACTGTCTGTTCCTGTGAGcttcttgtgtttctgattCTTATCTGGTCATCATTAGAGGGTAAAACCTCCAgggctctgctgctgttgtttccaCATTCTCACTGAAACACTTGACACACCTCTCATTTCTCAGAAAAACTGACCTCAAAGATACAATGAGGAACTAACAGGTCTCAGACCACTAAAACATCATCTTATCTGTTCTTTTACAGCTGCTACAGtatcaccatgttgcaccatgttgagcatcaagagtcaaagtttgactcttcacctgtctgttcatgtgtgctgtCAGACGTCACCATGAATCCTGTCTGTTTTCTAATAAACACTATCTACAGAAAAGAAGAGCTGCATTATTGCAAACATTTATCTTACCTAATAGTCTGCACGCACTCAACTTCCTCaattctcctcttcttcttttcaggAGGTCAAACACGTCATTGTCACAAATGCATCATGGGACTGGACACAGTGTGCACTTGAGACAAAATATGAGCcttaatatacagtagtttGCTTCTTACAGCATCAGATTGCCTCAATGTCTCTTTAAAAGGCAGAAACATATTCCTTTGTCTTGTAATCAGTGACACATAATCATGTCTCCATCCTACATGTTCATCCTGTTCAATCTTTGTCGGCAGCTTCTGTTATTGCTGATCAAAAACGTTGCATCACTGTGGATGAGACAGAACTAAATGTTACAAATGTCAAagtaaaaatgagtttttgactgtttggatgaaaatacagtaaatccaTCGTCTGACAAAAGACTAAGTGTCACTAtgaggaagtgacatcacactAACTGCAGGAGGTAGATGCTGTATCTCTCTACAACACAAACTACTTTACAGACTCTGACAGTTGAGAGCGTCGATCTCTTGTTCTGAAGATATCGACAAAGAAGGATCGTGAAGCACGATGGTTGAATTCAGATGGAttaacatgtctgtctgtg includes:
- the LOC122965559 gene encoding uncharacterized protein LOC122965559: MDEFRWIKISLFLILVLQFRAVTGQDSYITVRDGDEVTLPCKNVINDQDKCDGTTWMYGRKENSTVVELIRLGQIGRYSRDRLSVTADCSLVIKKVTLDDFGRYSCRQYDRSGQPQGQDAIVYLSVININEQRDDDKVTLTCSVLKYEYCQDTVEWLYDGNREDFTNLGKSSCGAAVTFTASNLDQTSHYSELFKCKVTERNGGTLLFNFTPQSSSEKHAISTGNMGGTREENKTSAHNDDPTKLPVCTDCSALSYIMLVMRVAELLLITVITVLLFRARGNQRPPDDNIDLNSVRSRTAKRSGPTASQEQNDEDDGAVKYENFGEPSTSVRLH